In the genome of Maribacter forsetii DSM 18668, the window CAATAACGGGTCTCATGAGATTATTCTTAAATTCTATCTTGGTAGAAAAGGACCTTCGAGAACTAAAGGTAGTAGTGATAAGAATGCAAAAGGTAAACCTAAACAAATAGATTCGCCTCGATTCTTTTAAAGTGAACGAAAATGAGATTTAAATTAATCATAGTATTACTGGTTTTTGTGCCATTTTTAGTTACGGCTCAAGACAAGAAGTCTAAAGCTGATAACCTTTTTTATGGTTATCAATATGAAAAAGCAATTGCAGCGTACAAAAGTGAAATGCTTAAAGATTCTTTGACCAATCATCAGTTGCTGAACCTTGCGGATTCATATTTTAGTACAGGCAGTTATGATAGTGCATCTGAGCTTTATTTAAAGGTCAATAAGAATGATACCATTATGTCTGTCAATAGGTTTAATAAAATGTTGCAGAGCCTTTCTAAAAACTCTGAGAGGGATAGGGTAAAAATGTTCTTAAAGTCAAAAGCCGACAAATTATCTCCTGAACTTTTGGAGAATGCGGAATTTAATTACAGTTTGTTAGAAATTCCGTCAAATACAGATAACAGCGTAATACGTGATTTAGGTGTCAATAGCGCTCAGGGAGATTTTTCACCTGCGTTTTATAAGAACGGAATATTGTTTAGTAGTAGTAGAGGACGAAATAGTAAAAATGTATACGAGCCTACAGGTGAATCTTATTTAGATATCTATTTTGCAAGACTAAGTTCAAATAACAACTTGGTAGATGTGGAAACTTTTAAGGAGATTCCTGCGACGGACTTTCATAAATCTACACCATATTATTCTGAAAAACTTGAAACGTTTTTTTACATCCTTTCCAATGAAGAAGATGGTGAGCTTAGATATGATGAAAATGGTAAAAATGCATTGGCAATAGGGACACTTACAAAAAATAACAGGTTTAGATTTATATTAAAAGATTTAAGCACATCATTTTACTATCCTTTCTTTGATGATGCTACGGAGCGTTTATATTTCGCTGCAAATTTTGATGATAGTTACGGTGGTACGGATTTATATTATGTATACACTAATAACGGACAGATAATGTCTGCGCCTATTAATTTAGGACCTAGAATAAACTCACCAGGAAACGAGATTGCTCCATACGTTTTTGACGGAAGTCTGTACTTTTCTTCGGATATTTTCTATGGTCTTGGAGGAATGGATATTTATAAATCTAATATGTTACCAAATGATGCTTACACTATACCGGTAAACCTTGGTGAGGGAATTAATTCAAAAGCAGATGATTTCGGATTCATAATTAGGAATGTTGAGAACAAAGGGTTGTCAGGTTTTTTTGCATCAAATAGAACCGGAGGCAAAGGCGGAGACGACCTTTATGGTTTTCA includes:
- a CDS encoding OmpA family protein, encoding MRFKLIIVLLVFVPFLVTAQDKKSKADNLFYGYQYEKAIAAYKSEMLKDSLTNHQLLNLADSYFSTGSYDSASELYLKVNKNDTIMSVNRFNKMLQSLSKNSERDRVKMFLKSKADKLSPELLENAEFNYSLLEIPSNTDNSVIRDLGVNSAQGDFSPAFYKNGILFSSSRGRNSKNVYEPTGESYLDIYFARLSSNNNLVDVETFKEIPATDFHKSTPYYSEKLETFFYILSNEEDGELRYDENGKNALAIGTLTKNNRFRFILKDLSTSFYYPFFDDATERLYFAANFDDSYGGTDLYYVYTNNGQIMSAPINLGPRINSPGNEIAPYVFDGSLYFSSDIFYGLGGMDIYKSNMLPNDAYTIPVNLGEGINSKADDFGFIIRNVENKGLSGFFASNRTGGKGGDDLYGFQLKNAPGLKTFALGGKVVNLRNKVGLKGAQVRLLNQQGDVLKEVIAGNDGSFRVEVPWMSQVTIQAMSDGYSIFSTTYSEEGMEEIQNTSYNMGLARMEDLVTQREDKTVIKLNKFYFDKGKSIINAQVETELNKVVDAVVRFPQMRLRIQSYTDTRGSTSSNKRLSQARADVIKNYLLSNGLNSNNIIEATGYGEKNIVNNCVNGAYCLDFLHKQNERTLFVVE